A single genomic interval of Primulina huaijiensis isolate GDHJ02 unplaced genomic scaffold, ASM1229523v2 scaffold43395, whole genome shotgun sequence harbors:
- the LOC140970261 gene encoding LOB domain-containing protein 29-like, whose amino-acid sequence MGSPCGACKFLRRKCVKGCVFAPHFCHEQGATHFAAIHKVFGASNVSKLLAHLPVSDRCEAAVTISYEAQARLQDPIYGCVSHIFSLQQQVVNLQAQLASLREQAAQCIINSSNSANPNDQKFYNGNHSCPQDVQSWWLSFQNQGTIPQFDANFHQSIENINHACYGNGSMNPNPSVKYENSGLPEENSSFNSMDSFDHQMQSNNRQWPFQDEDDLQSVAFRYIQHEF is encoded by the exons ATGGGTTCTCCTTGTGGCGCCTGCAAATTCTTGAGAAGAAAATGTGTCAAAGGTTGTGTTTTTGCCCCTCATTTCTGCCATGAACAAGGCGCCACTCATTTTGCAGCTATACATAAGGTCTTCGGGGCCAGCAACGTTTCGAAACTTCTTGCTCATCTTCCGGTGAGCGATCGGTGCGAAGCAGCGGTGACGATTTCGTATGAAGCTCAGGCAAGGCTTCAGGATCCTATCTATGGCTGTGTTTCCCACATTTTTTCACTCCAACAGCAG GTTGTGAATTTACAGGCCCAACTGGCTTCTCTCAGGGAACAAGCAGCTCAATGCATCATAAACAGCTCCAATTCCGCAAACCCTAATGATCAGAAGTTCTACAATGGAAACCACTCTTGCCCACAAGATGTTCAAAGTTGGTGGCTATCGTTTCAAAATCAGGGCACAATTCCCCAATTTGACGCAAATTTTCACCAAAGCATCGAAAACATTAACCATGCCTGTTACGGAAACGGATCCATGAATCCGAACCCTTCTGTGAAATACGAAAACTCAGGCCTCCCAGAGGAGAATTCATCATTTAACAGCATGGATTCATTTGATCATCAAATGCAGTCAAATAACAGGCAATGGCCATTtcaagatgaagatgatctTCAGTCAGTGGCCTTCAGATACATTCAGCATGAATTTTAA